A window from Triplophysa dalaica isolate WHDGS20190420 chromosome 3, ASM1584641v1, whole genome shotgun sequence encodes these proteins:
- the hsd11b1lb gene encoding hydroxysteroid 11-beta-dehydrogenase 1-like protein has protein sequence MNQFSYLSFFLLAAAAVLAYMWRDTFDAESVQEARVLVTGASKGIGEQIAYHYARFGANIVISARGEDGLKKVAQKCVKLGAQKVSYVTGDMSDPADPDRVIRYALDKMGGLDYLVLNHVGNSYVEFWNRDPDHVRTLMQVNFVSYVQMTAAALPVMEKSRGSIIVISSMAGKLASPYVAPYTSTKFAVNGFFNTLQHELAIQKSNVSVTIMILGLIDTETALNKIKGFSSMTAYPAGEAALSIIKAAATRQKEAFYPWFHYFTCLFRDWFPFIKDLMLSDINKQ, from the exons ATGAACCAGTTCTCATActtgagtttctttcttttggcTGCTGCGGCTGTATTGGCTTACATGTGGAGGGACACGTTTGATGCAG AGTCTGTTCAGGAGGCGCGGGTGCTTGTCACAGGGGCCAGTAAAGGCATCGGAGAACAGATTGCCTACCATTACGCACGCTTCGGAGCAAATATTGTTATCAGTGCCAGAGGGGAAGATGGTTTAAAAAAG GTGGCACAGAAATGTGTGAAATTGGGTGCTCAGAAGGTTTCATATGTGACTGGAGACATGTCTGACCCCGCAGATCCTGACAGAGTTATCAGATACGCTCTGGACAAAATGg GTGGACTGGACTATCTAGTGTTGAATCATGTTGGAAACAGTTATGTTGAGTTTTGGAACAGAGACCCAGATCATGTCAGGACACTCATGCAG GTGAACTTTGTGAGTTATGTGCAGATGACTGCCGCTGCACTTCCAGTGATGGAGAAATCACGAGGTTCTATCATCGTCATATCATCAATGGCGG GTAAGCTTGCCTCTCCATACGTGGCTCCGTACACATCCACTAAATTTGCTGTGAATGGATTCTTCAACACGCTGCAGCACGAACTGGCAATCCAGAAGAGCAACGTATCTGTGACCATAATGATCCTGGGCCTCATTGACACAGAGACGGCACTAAATAAGATcaa AGGATTCAGCAGCATGACTGCTTATCCAGCGGGTGAAGCGGCTCTCAGCATCATTAAAGCTGCAGCCACACGTCAGAAAGAAGCTTTCTACCCCTGGTTCCATTACTTCACATGTCTGTTCAGAGACTGGTTCCCATTTATTAAAGACCTCATGCTATCGGACATAAATAAACAGTGA